The Magnolia sinica isolate HGM2019 chromosome 9, MsV1, whole genome shotgun sequence genome contains a region encoding:
- the LOC131255472 gene encoding snakin-2-like yields the protein MALRMLLLVGALLFFASEGVVNGGNRRLMATIDCDGLCKVRCGQHSRPNVCTRACGTCCLRCKCVPPGTSGNREVCGTCYTDMTTHGNKTKCP from the exons atGGCGTTACGGATGCTGCTTCTCGTGGGGGCTTTGCTCTTCTTCGCATCTGAG GGCGTAGTGAACGGTGGAAACAGGAGGCTAATGGCGACGATAG ATTGCGATGGCTTATGCAAGGTGAGATGTGGCCAGCACTCTAGGCCGAACGTGTGCACACGAGCGTGTGGCACGTGCTGCTTGCGGTGCAAGTGCGTTCCGCCCGGTACATCAGGGAATAGGGAGGTGTGTGGAACCTGCTACACGGATATGACCACTCATGGGAACAAGACCAAGTGCCCTTAG